In Phyllostomus discolor isolate MPI-MPIP mPhyDis1 chromosome 3, mPhyDis1.pri.v3, whole genome shotgun sequence, a single genomic region encodes these proteins:
- the LOC114496342 gene encoding myb/SANT-like DNA-binding domain-containing protein 3 isoform X3, which yields MQNNEIIKPAKYFSELEKSILLALVEKYKYVLECKKSDARTIALKQRTWQALAHEYNSQPSVSLRDFKQLKKCWENIKARTKKIMAHERREKVKRSVSPLLSTHVLGKEKIAGMLPEQLYFLQSPPEEEAEYHPDAAAPESFAVSNRELCDDEKEFIHFPVCEGTSQPEPSCSAVRITANKNYRSKTSQEGALKKMHEEEHHQQMSILQLQLIQMNEVHVAKIQQIERECEMAEEEHRIKMEVLNKKKMYWERKLQTFTKEWPVSSFNRPFPNSP from the exons ATGCAAAACAACGAAATTATAAAACCTGCCAAATATTTCTCAGAATTGGAAAAGAGCATCCTGCTTGCTTTAGTGGAAAAGTACAAGTATGTGCTGGAATGTAAGAAAAGCGATGCGCGAACTATTGCGCTCAAGCAGCGGACCTGGCAGGCACTCGCCCACGAGTACAACTCTCAGCCGAGCGTGTCGCTGCGGGATTTCAAACAGCTGAAGAAGTGCTGGGAGAACATCAAGGCTCGGACCAAAAAAATTATGGCCCAcgaaaggagagagaaggtgaaGCGCAGCGTCAGCCCCCTCCTGAGCACACACGTCCTGGGGAAGGAGAAGATCGCCGGCATGCTGCCCGAGCAGCTCTACTTCCTGCAGAGCCCCCCGGAGGAGGAGGCGGAATACCACCCCGACGCCGCCGCCCCAG AATCATTTGCTGTTTCAAATAGAGAACTGTGCGATGATGAGAAAGAGTTCATACATTTTCCAGTGTGTGAGGGGACCTCTCAACCTGAACCCTCGTGTTCAGCTGTCAGAATAACAGCCAATAAAAACTACAGGAGCAAAACCTCTCAGGAAGGTGCTTTAAAAAAGATGCATGAGGAAGAACACCATCAACAAATGTCCATCTTACAACTGCAGCTGATACAAATGAATGAGGTGCATGTGGCCAAAATCCAGCAGATAGAGCGAGAGTGTGAGATGGCAGAGGAGGAACACAGGATAAAAATGGAAGTTCTCAATAAAAAGAAGATGTATtgggaaagaaaactacaaacttTTACCAAGGAGtggcctgtttcctcatttaaCCGGCCCTTTCCCAATTCACCCTAA